In Sphingobacterium sp. PCS056, the following proteins share a genomic window:
- a CDS encoding TonB-dependent receptor plug domain-containing protein, which translates to MENILNYAIQINVLLTVVYLGYAFLLKNLTFYMLNRVYLLTGIVFSFVYPFLDIQSWFSKPIPSVGEIAMDWSMFLDQDVEQSFFTLNNILIIILGIGIAVLFIRFLIQMISLLRIHIYSEPAQWQSYLFRNVFIPIVPFSFLNKIYVNRDHHDEPELLDIFKHEDIHVKGLHSIDILISEFTLISSWFNPLVWLMRKGIRENLEFLTDQQVLNHGVDKQAYQYSLLRVNSSGGAATLGNQFSFKALKRRIMMMNKKRSAKIQMSKYAFMLPVFVLTAAAFTLNKAEAKITEAVDAAKEMTLAPVVSEVQKPVDTIEKEIDIKPDTLKGKVIGFKLNTDTVIRGSAIVDASFKTTESNGVKTVIIRGNSSLGKDVLYIVDGKETQADDISSIDPYHIKEISVVKDQVATVKYGEKAKNGVIFITTKSSAEKFSAPTASESTSSLKNKNDGIEIKERASATVISTTSPRITIHKRDRLANDPLYLVDGKIYEGEISSIQPDHIESIEVLKDASATALYGAKAENGVIIVTTKKETSGNSTTLKSDNGKTIKGVSIKVKNNHDSVKTIPESQMDEITIIGIKK; encoded by the coding sequence ATGGAAAATATCCTAAATTATGCTATTCAAATTAATGTATTACTTACTGTTGTCTACTTAGGTTATGCATTTTTATTAAAAAACCTAACATTTTATATGCTCAATCGGGTGTACTTGTTGACAGGTATTGTCTTTTCATTTGTATATCCGTTTCTTGACATACAATCTTGGTTTAGTAAACCCATTCCATCCGTTGGGGAGATCGCGATGGATTGGTCTATGTTTTTGGATCAAGATGTTGAGCAATCATTTTTCACTTTAAATAACATATTGATTATCATATTGGGTATAGGTATTGCTGTTTTATTTATACGGTTTTTGATCCAGATGATCAGTTTGTTGCGCATTCATATCTATTCGGAACCTGCACAATGGCAATCTTATCTTTTTAGAAATGTTTTTATACCTATTGTTCCTTTTTCATTTCTGAATAAAATCTATGTCAATCGAGACCATCATGACGAACCTGAATTATTGGATATTTTTAAACACGAAGATATCCATGTTAAAGGTCTGCACTCTATTGATATTTTGATCAGCGAATTTACTTTAATCAGTAGCTGGTTCAATCCTTTAGTCTGGTTGATGCGGAAAGGGATACGTGAAAATTTAGAATTTTTGACAGACCAACAAGTACTTAACCATGGAGTCGATAAACAAGCATATCAATATAGCCTGTTGCGTGTCAACAGTAGTGGGGGTGCTGCTACATTAGGGAATCAATTTAGTTTTAAAGCCTTAAAAAGAAGGATTATGATGATGAATAAAAAACGATCAGCAAAAATACAAATGAGCAAATATGCTTTTATGCTTCCTGTATTTGTATTAACTGCCGCAGCATTTACTTTAAATAAAGCTGAAGCGAAGATTACAGAAGCGGTAGATGCGGCTAAGGAAATGACTTTGGCACCTGTCGTATCAGAGGTTCAAAAACCTGTTGATACCATAGAGAAAGAAATCGATATCAAGCCAGATACATTAAAAGGAAAAGTAATCGGTTTTAAGTTAAACACCGATACTGTTATCAGAGGAAGTGCAATAGTAGATGCTTCTTTTAAAACAACTGAAAGTAATGGGGTGAAAACTGTTATAATAAGAGGTAATTCATCTTTAGGTAAGGATGTCTTATATATAGTGGATGGAAAAGAGACTCAAGCTGATGATATCAGTAGTATTGATCCATATCATATAAAAGAAATTAGTGTGGTTAAAGATCAGGTTGCTACAGTTAAATATGGTGAAAAGGCGAAGAATGGAGTGATATTTATAACGACCAAATCCTCTGCGGAAAAATTTTCAGCACCAACAGCCTCAGAATCTACTAGTAGCTTGAAGAATAAAAATGACGGAATTGAAATTAAGGAAAGAGCTTCTGCAACTGTCATAAGCACCACCTCACCAAGGATTACTATTCATAAAAGAGATAGATTGGCTAATGACCCCTTATATCTAGTTGATGGAAAAATCTATGAGGGTGAAATAAGTTCAATTCAACCTGATCATATCGAAAGTATAGAAGTTTTAAAAGATGCTTCTGCAACTGCGCTTTATGGAGCCAAAGCAGAAAATGGCGTCATTATCGTAACAACAAAAAAGGAAACCTCCGGAAATTCGACTACATTAAAAAGTGATAACGGAAAAACAATTAAGGGAGTCAGCATTAAAGTGAAAAATAACCACGATTCGGTAAAAACTATACCTGAATCTCAAATGGATGAGATCACTATTATTGGTATTAAAAAATAG